A DNA window from Impatiens glandulifera chromosome 7, dImpGla2.1, whole genome shotgun sequence contains the following coding sequences:
- the LOC124945765 gene encoding DEAD-box ATP-dependent RNA helicase 20, giving the protein MSRYDSRSSDPSSYRDRKSDSALGGGSGGVRSSSSRKDHDGVEPPKKLDLDGLTPFEKNFYVESPAVAAMTEKDVEDYRRRREITVDGRDVPNPVKTFRDVGFPDYVMQEIEKAGFTEPTPIQSQGWPMALKGRDLIGIAETGSGKTISYLLPSIVHVNAQPILASGDGPIVLVLAPTRELAVQIQQEATKFGASSRIKNTCIYGGVPKGPQVRDLQKGVEIVIATPGRLIDMLESHYTNLRRVTYLVLDEADRMLDMGFEPQMKKIIAQIRPDRQTLLWSATWPKEVEQLARNLLYNPYKVIIGSEDLKANRSIRQHVEIMSENQKYNKLVKLLEDIMDGSRILIFMDTKKGCDQITRQLRMDGWPALSIHGDKSQAERDWVLSEFKAGKSPIMTATDVAARGLDVKDVKFVINYDFPGSLEDYVHRIGRTGRAGAKGTSYTFFTVANARFAKELIGILEEAGQKVSSELAAMGRGAPPPPGRDRGRSYGSGRNWS; this is encoded by the exons ATGAGTCGCTACGACAGCCGTTCCTCCGACCCTAGTTCCTACCGTGATCGCAAAAG TGATTCTGCATTGGGTGGAGGTTCTGGTGGAGTTCGTTCATCTTCAAGCAGGAAAGACCATGATGGTGTTGAACCACCTAAAAAGTTAGATTTGGATGGATTAACGCCATTTGAAAAGAATTTCTATGTCGAGTCGCCGGCCGTGGCGGCTATGACTGAAAAGGATGTCGAGGATTACCGGAGGAGGAGAGAAATTACTGTTGATGGCCGTGACGTGCCTAACCCTGTTAAGACATTCCGAGATGTTGGATTTCCTG ACTATGTTATGCAAGAAATTGAAAAGGCGGGCTTCACTGAACCAACTCCTATTCAATCTCAAGGATGGCCAATGGCCTTGAAGGGTCGAGATCTCATTGGTATTGCAGAAACAGGCTCTGGGAAGACAATTTCCTATCTATTGCCTTCCATAGTACATGTTAATGCTCAACCGATCTTAG CTTCTGGAGATGGCCCTATCGTGCTAGTTTTAGCTCCAACTCGTGAACTTGCTGTTCAGATACAACAAGAAGCTACAAAATTTGGTGCATCATCAAGAATTAAGAATACGTGCATATATGGTGGGGTCCCTAAGGGGCCTCAAGTTCGTGATCTCCAGAAAG GCGTTGAGATTGTCATTGCTACTCCTGGAAGATTGATTGATATGTTAGAATCTCACTACACAAACCTGCGGAGAGTTACTTACCTTGTCCTTGACGAAGCAGATAGGATGCTTGATATGGGTTTCGAAccacaaatgaaaaaaattattgctCAG ATTCGCCCTGATCGTCAAACCTTGTTATGGAGTGCTACATGGCCCAAGGAAGTTGAACAACTTGCTAGGAACTTGCTGTACAACCCATACAAA GTGATTATCGGTTCAGAAGATCTAAAAGCTAATCGTTCTATTCGCCAGCACGTTGAAATTATGTCTGAGAATCAGAAGTACAACAA ATTGGTGAAGTTACTGGAGGATATCATGGATGGTAGCCGGATTCTAATATTCATGGATACAAAGAAAGGATGTGACCAGATAACCAGGCAGCTCCGTATGGACGGTTGGCCCGCACTTTCAATTCATGGCGACAAAAGTCAAGCAGAGCGAGATTGGGTCCTGTCTGAATTTAAAGCTGGAAAAAGCCCCATAATGACTGCAACCGATGTTGCTGCTCGTGGTTTAG ATGTCAAGGACGTAAAATTTGTGATCAACTATGACTTTCCCGGGTCCCTAGAGGATTATGTTCATCGCATTGGTAGAACAGGAAGAGCCGGTGCCAAAGGAACATCATATACTTTCTTTACCGTTGCTAATGCCAGATTTGCAAAGGAACTTATTGGCATTCTTGAGGAAGCTGGACAGAAGGTCAGTTCTGAGCTTGCGGCTATGGGTCGTGGGGCACCTCCTCCTCCAG GACGAGATCGTGGGCGAAGTTATGGTAGTGGTCGTAACTGGAGCTGA